A single Brassica rapa cultivar Chiifu-401-42 chromosome A04, CAAS_Brap_v3.01, whole genome shotgun sequence DNA region contains:
- the LOC103849432 gene encoding U-box domain-containing protein 35, translated as MCKKREESITLAIDRDKESQNALKWTVDNLVSKGQTVTLLHVKLKQSSSLPSGNKSSDDGAELFLPFRCFCARKDVLCQDVIVEDISAAKGILDFVQKNAVETLVLGASKMTLLRRFKAPDVSSTVIKRAPSFCTVYSISKGKISSMKSSTSSLPSSTMRQRVQTIKSNMNVERRQSTMQRTHDEIEIKRGYEGTYQPSMMDSDISFVSSGRPSVDLMFPSFHDHAAVPHLSLISDYEENRISYATSCSSDKQSIDIGSSYAAFSSSSLGSGRQSCSLSRQDEMEAEMRRLKMELKYTMDMYNTACKEAISAKNAATELHKWKADKELKLEEVRLAKEAAMQMAESEKEKSRVVMETAMASHRIAEFEAQKRKHIETAKEKKRATSSLGKNDFRYRKYIIEEIEEATEDFSPSRKIGEGGYGPVYKGSLDYTQVAIKVLRPDAAQGRSQFQQEVEVLTCMRHPNMVLLLGACPEYGCLVYEYMANGSLEDCLFRRGNSPFLSWQLRFRIAAEIATGLHFLHQMKPEPLVHRDLKPGNILLDKHFVSKISDVGLARLVPPSVADTVTQYRMTSTAGTFCYIDPEYQQTGMLGTKSDIYSFGIMLLQILTAKPPMGLTHHVEKAIQNGKFVEMLDPIVPDWPVDEALVAAKLALKCAELRRKDRPDLGHAVLPELNRLRALAEEIKPSINFCRSHRPSPNTTMNRNHCHIQRPVATTSLYDIMSDPSPKYGSDSSGFHNESTY; from the exons ATGTGCAAGAAAAGAGAGGAAAGCATTACGTTGGCCATCGACAGAGACAAAGAGAGCCAGAACGCTTTAAAATGGACAGTCGACAACCTTGTTAGCAAAGGACAGACTGTTACTCTTCTTCATGTCAAACTCAAACAATCATCTTCGCTTCCTTCGG GGAATAAGTCAAGTGATGATGGCGCAGAATTGTTTCTTCCATTTCGCTGCTTCTGTGCTAGGAAAGAC GTCCTCTGCCAAGACGTGATTGTAGAGGACATTAGTGCGGCTAAAGGAATACTTGACTTTGTGCAGAAGAATGCAGTCGAGACGCTAGTACTCGGTGCATCCAAGATGACTCTTTTAAG AAGGTTCAAAGCACCGGATGTTTCAAGCACTGTCATAAAAAGGGCACCTAGCTTTTGCACAGTATATTCAATCTCTAAAGGAAAAATATCTTCCATGAAATCTTCGACATCTTCACTTCCGAGTTCCACTATGCGGCAGCGTGTACAAACTATAAAGAGCAATATGAATG TTGAAAGGAGGCAAAGTACAATGCAACGAACACATGACGAGATCGAGATCAA AAGAGGATACGAAGGCACATACCAGCCCTCGATGATGGACTCCGATATATCGTTTGTGAGTAGTGGAAGACCTAGTGTGGATCTTATGTTCCCTTCCTTTCATGACCATGCTGCTGTTCCGCACCTCTCACTCATCTCTGATTACGAAGAAAATCGAATTAGTTATGCGACATCATGCTCGTCAGATAAGCAGTCAATAGATATTGGTTCTTCATATGCAGCATTTTCATCAAGCTCCCTTGGAAGTGGGAGACAATCATGTTCACTATCGCGCCAA GATGAGATGGAAGCCGAGATGAGAAGGCTGAAAATGGAGCTAAAGTATACAATGGACATGTATAACACTGCCTGCAAGGAAGCAATTTCTGCAAAGAATGCG GCTACTGAGTTACACAAGTGGAAAGCAGATAAGGAACTGAAATTAGAAGAGGTAAGACTTGCTAAGGAAGCAGCAATGCAAATGGCGGAGagtgagaaagaaaaaagtagAGTTGTTATGGAAACTGCAATGGCATCTCACAGAATAGCAGAATTTGAAGCTCAAAAAAGAAAGCATATTGAAACcgcaaaagaaaagaagagggCGACGAGTTCTTTGGGGAAAAATGATTTCAGATACAGAAAATACATAATCGAGGAGATTGAAGAAGCGACAGAAGATTTCTCTCCCAGTCGCAAGATTGGAGAAGGAGGTTATGGACCTGTTTACAAAGGATCACTAGATTATACACAAGTGGCAATAAAAGTTCTAAGACCAGACGCGGCACAAGGAAGGTCTCAGTTCCAGCAAGAGGTTGAAGTACTAACATGTATGAGACATCCAAACATGGTTCTCTTACTTGGAGCCTGTCCGGAATATGGATGTTTAGTATACGAATACATGGCAAATGGTAGCTTAGAAGACTGTCTGTTCAGACGAGGAAACTCTCCATTTCTTTCTTGGCAGCTAAGATTTCGTATAGCAGCTGAAATCGCAACAGGTCTGCATTTCCTCCACCAGATGAAACCAGAGCCTTTGGTTCACCGTGACCTTAAACCGGGAAACATTTTACTTGACAAGCATTTCGTCAGCAAGATTTCTGATGTTGGCTTGGCTAGGCTAGTCCCTCCATCTGTTGCAGACACTGTAACACAATATAGAATGACATCAACAGCCGGAACATTCTGTTATATAGATCCAGAATACCAGCAGACCGGCATGCTGGGGACTAAATCAGACATCTACTCGTTCGGGATTATGCTTTTGCAAATACTTACAGCTAAGCCACCAATGGGTTTGACACATCATGTTGAGAAAGCAATCCAAAACGGAAAATTCGTCGAGATGTTAGACCCTATAGTTCCTGACTGGCCAGTCGACGAGGCCTTGGTTGCAGCCAAACTTGCTCTAAAATGTGCAGAATTAAGACGCAAAGACAGGCCTGACTTGGGTCACGCTGTTTTGCCTGAGCTTAACAGACTGAGAGCACTAGCCGAAGAAATCAAGCCATCAATTAACTTTTGCAGAAGCCATCGACCTTCACCGAATACTACTATGAACAGAAATCACTGCCACATCCAGCGTCCAGTTGCCACAACCTCACTATAT GATATTATGAGTGATCCATCGCCAAAATATGGATCCGATAGCTCTGGTTTCCACAATGAATCTACATACTGA
- the LOC117133523 gene encoding DNA ligase 1-like encodes MVMKEGLEELFPQWKDEADDPQLDNLIKDIHADRFVRDFYVQSNEKNKKTKAGVSSEAEPPSKKQKNGKKQKEVKINEGETAVVEEKESAKEKGRSEAVLLNIVAHLEKLDQKFDSRLTEYDTKFGSFSRGLLDTIGDTMKTTVEERLRVLGVSNSSQPEGQNVMVSEDNQQPESNSGQPDGQNVMVSEDNRQPDSNSGQPASKTPIDKQSEDSQPQKTPDKGQSEKNLADDIAKADAKGMGAKLNSKVVRDKAAGVKKNLDLAFGNADATNADLVSDSPGKEPPFGLGCRGLGKINNLAADLERNEAELKKKQKQEEAELKRKKKQEEAELKKKQKKEEAELKKKKKQEETDLKKKKKQEEADLKKDIPASKRTRSGTKRITIPTKQIEAETDEL; translated from the coding sequence ATGGTGATGAAGGAGGGTCTAGAAGAGCTGTTTCCTCAGTGGAAGGATGAAGCAGATGACCCACAACTTGATAACCTAATTAAAGATATACATGCAGATAGGTTTGTTAGAGATTTTTATGTGCAATCGAatgagaagaacaaaaaaacgaAGGCTGGAGTTTCGTCAGAGGCTGAGCCACCCTCAAAGAAGCAGAAAAATGGTAAGAAACAGAAGGAGGTGAAAATCAATGAGGGTGAAACTGCTGTTGTAGAGGAGAAGGAGAGTGCAAAGGAGAAGGGTCGCAGCGAAGCGGTTCTGCTGAACATAGTTGCTCATCTCGAGAAGTTGGACCAAAAATTTGACTCGAGATTAACAGAATACGACACCAAGTTTGGATCTTTTTCCCGAGGCCTTTTGGATACCATTGGAGATACAATGAAAACTACAGTTGAAGAGCGTCTGAGAGTTTTGGGGGTGTCCAATAGTAGTCAACCTGAAGGTCAAAACGTGATGGTCTCAGAAGACAACCAACAGCCGGAGTCCAATAGTGGTCAACCTGATGGTCAAAACGTGATGGTCTCAGAAGACAACCGACAGCCGGACTCCAATAGTGGTCAACCTGCATCTAAGACCCCTATTGATAAACAGTCCGAAGACAGCCAACCGCAAAAGACCCCTGATAAAGGCCAATCTGAGAAGAATCTGGCAGATGATATTGCTAAAGCTGATGCGAAAGGTATGGGAGCAAAGCTGAATTCGAAGGTTGTCAGGGATAAGGCTGCTGGGGTGAAAAAGAACTTGGATTTGGCGTTTGGTAATGCCGATGCAACAAATGCTGATTTGGTCTCTGATTCTCCTGGTAAGGAACCACCATTCGGACTCGGTTGCAGGGGCTTAGGGAAAATAAATAACTTAGCGGCTGATTTGGAGAGGAATGAAGCTGAgttaaagaagaagcagaagcaagaagaagctgagttgaagaggaagaagaagcaagaagaggctgagttaaagaagaagcagaagaaagaagaggctgagttaaagaagaaaaagaagcaagaagagactgatttaaagaagaagaagaagcaagaagaggctGACTTAAAGAAGGATATTCCTGCTTCAAAAAGGACTCGCAGTGGTACAAAAAGAATAACCATTCCGACTAAGCAAATTGAGGCGGAAACAGACGAACTGTGA
- the LOC103848220 gene encoding uncharacterized protein LOC103848220, whose product MSAEFGPSVPFPHIGDNVTTCMRKGLEPSPAIYDPLGLVDPVKRDNLLQHLKPHEEIPHGEAHEDIEFYRILITPRPWPIKEYGWLVQNHIAAYIRVLIQRSKQDPNPFWSKRVAFIDSWFLESWVHDYKEFEAKPEMVKFKGSGYEGLASGLIPTDIQTKLRWFTDVDHLYGVLNTGGNHWVGFHVDLHKEKVDCYDSIVGEETLESDLRMLNFFRPLTGIIPAILNALIPDDIRVPTKKEFVFRRRTKRIVPQNNLRGDCGVYSLKFVECLALGVAFDGISDENIQGLRMKMAADVFDEGSCSLVGLFGDE is encoded by the exons ATGAGTGCGGAATTTGGTCCTTCTGTACCATTTCCCCACATCGGAGACAATGTAACGACGTGCATGAGAAAAGGTTTAGAACCTTCACCTGCAATATATGATCCCCTAGGACTTGTTGATCCGGTTAAAAGGGATAATCTTTTGCAACACCTAAAGCCACACGA GGAAATTCCACATGGAGAAGCTCACGAGGATATTGAGTTCTACAGAATCCTCATCACTCCAAGACCTTGGCCCATCAAAGAATATGGATGGCTGGTTCAAAAT CATATTGCTGCGTATATTAGAGTCCTCATTCAAAGGTCCAAACAAGATCCGAACCCATTCTGGTCCAAGCGCGTTGCCTTTATAGACTCTTGGTTCCTTGAATCATGGGTTCACGATTATAAGGAGTTCGAAGCCAAACCGGAAATGGTCAAATTCAAAGGAAGTGGTTACGAGGGGTTAGCAAGCGGTTTGATCCCCACAGACATTCAGACAAAGTTGCGGTGGTTTACAGATGTAGATCACTTGTACGGAGTGCTTAATACTGGCGGTAATCATTGGGTGGGTTTTCACGTGGATCTGCATAAAGAGAAGGTTGATTGCTATGATTCAATCGTTGGAGAGGAAACACTCGAAAGTGATCTGAGAATGCTAAATTTCTTTAGGCCGCTTACTGGTATTATCCCTGCGATTCTGAATGCCCTTATTCCTGATGATATCCGAGTCCCTACCAAGAAAGAGTTTGTATTCAGACGAAGAACAAAACGTATTGTTCCACAAAACAACCTGAGAGGCGACTGTGGAGTGTATTCATTGAAGTTCGTCGAGTGTCTAGCGCTTGGTGTAGCTTTTGATGGGATATCGGATGAAAATATTCAAGGTCTGAGAATGAAGATGGCAGCAGATGTCTTCGATGAAGGAAGTTGTAGTTTGGTAGGGTTGTTTGGCGATGAATGA
- the LOC117133326 gene encoding uncharacterized protein LOC117133326: MERGTPKECWCGAPSDIFTSGSETNPGRLYYCCAKGYHKSHLFKWADECLVEEVEDIKAVINGMNRDISELRVNVARLANGVKTESERKGGECLSESRCLRNVVVCMAGMAIFCYYYFSMDVSDVKSRGYPPRLYPVGSSNLENKDINHNFRSRDLPHIIEALGEDVWKALVNSPIGVVARLVERRSVWKEIWSLVVDEPIRFSLVEFGEITGLNTGPLPTESFEHDPDKYKPFWAKLKVSLGRGPTLDKLKNSIEVCPSWTFEERKWLGLLVLQHMVLYCLHQNSRVPFESAKRVFDDEAMKSYPWGRTAYEVLIDSIKTLAPDRGSYTLSGLKDALLIWAYESIVCFGECFGRVVNNEDVPLLRWGGKRTRANFENLLSAEIKQHSQVRVRRMVSKESIEELFPEWSCQPDDPQLINLITDIHAGRFVKGFWEVHGNAEGKGNEKKKKAEPPTKKHNKVKTNEGEAAATGNGSSEEEGNKDSGNNASLMAIASTLDKLSRKFDLMDVRFKKPLVDQKSIDDMVKVAVEERLKVMGRRKNPQNKDNLSNVVADQQPEPLSSPQPNTQQKSATKAEDLRRHSTRNRTIKDEDAEDKKKAVQAEAVLKRKDKAAAKRKAAASMKQKQPELNKPKQAELMNEKQAELKNQEQAELMNEELAELKNQEADNEKRKNITTPRANVKRCKVEDSVEGSEFAVMTDEVLAEENEILPESPMESQELIRSAIVKEYLEKTVKLSPQGFALSEGSSRPVFPYIGDNGTTCMRNNVEPSSAIYDPLAPVDPIVLDKLMQHISRIPPKPPAPAKKRVVRSSAREGDFYSILIPERPWPHSQYGWLFDDHISAYINVLIKRSMRDPTPFWTKRIAFIDPWFLSKWVDDYKQFKIKPNMMKFTGNGYENLVHGKLPSNFQTNLKWYEHVEHLYGCLQTGRNHWVAFHVDLKKEKVDYYDSIIGEVTAKSEKKMLDSFKPITLMLPDILNQNIPANLRTPSRKKFAFRRRSKRYTPQNTQIGDCGVYALKFVECLALGVSFAGINDKNIQGLRLKMAAKILNEGENRAENN; the protein is encoded by the exons ATGGAAAGAGGAACGCCGAAAGAGTGTTGGTGTGGTGCACCATCTGACATTTTTACATCTGGAAGCGAAACAAATCCAGGAAGATTGTACTATTGCTGTGCAAAAGGATATCATAAG AGTCATTTATTCAAATGGGCGGATGAGTGCTTGGTGGAAGAGGTTGAAGATATTAAGGCAGTGATAAATGGCATGAATAGAGACATCTCGGAGTTGCGAGTTAACGTTGCTCGGTTGGCGAATGGAGTAAAGACAGAATCTGAGAGAAAAGGAGGCGAATGTTTGAGTGAGAGTAGGTGTTTGAGGAATGTGGTTGTTTGTATGGCTGGAATGGCGATATTTTGCTACTACTACTTCTCT ATGGATGTTTCTGATGTTAAATCACGGGGTTACCCTCCAAGACTTTATCCTGTAGGGTCTTCTAACCTAGAAAATAAAGACATTAATCACAATTTCCGTTCACGAGATTTACCTCATATTATAGAAGCACTAGGAGAAGATGTATGGAAAGCACTGGTGAACTCTCCCATTGGAGTAGTTGCTAGGCTAGTTGAACGCCGAAGCGTGTG GAAGGAGATATGGAGTCTGGTGGTTGATGAGCCTATCAGGTTTAGTTTGGTAGAATTTGGTGAGATAACTGGGTTAAACACTGGTCCATTGCCAACAGAAAGTTTTGAACATGATCCTGATAAATACAAACCGTTTTGGGCGAAGCTGAAGGTGTCGCTTGGGAGGGGACCCACGTTGGATAAACTGAAGAACTCAATAGAGGTCTGCCCGAGTTGGACATTTGAAGAGCGTAAATGGTTAGGGCTATTAGTTCTTCAACACATGGTACTTTATTGTTTGCATCAAAATTCTCGGGTGCCATTTGAAAGTGCCAAAAGAGTGTTTGACGATGAAGCCATGAAGTCGTATCCATGGGGTCGGACTGCATACGAAGTTCTCATTGACTCTATTAAAACGTTGGCTCCAGACAGGGGGTCATACACATTAAGCGGCCTAAAAGATGCGTTATTGATTTGGGCGTATGAATCCATCGTCTGCTTTGGCGAGTGTTTTGGGAGAGTGGTGAATAATGAAGACGTTCCACTTTTACGATGGGGTGGAAAGCGTACTCGTGCAAATTTCGAAAACTTGTTGTCTGCCGAGATAAAACAACATAGCCAG GTGCGTGTTAGGAGAATGGTTTCGAAGGAGTCAATCGAAGAGTTGTTTCCTGAATGGTCGTGTCAACCTGACGACCCACAACTCATTAACTTGATAACAGACATACATGCAGGTAGATTTGTAAAAGGTTTTTGGGAAGTGCATGGAAATGCGGAGGGGAAGGgtaacgagaagaagaagaaagctgagCCACCCACTAAGAAGCATAATAAAGTTAAGACCAATGAGGGTGAAGCTGCTGCAACGGGAAACGGTTCAAGCGAAGAGGAAGGTAATAAAGATTCGGGGAACAACGCGAGTCTGATGGCCATTGCGAGTACTCTGGATAAACTTTCCAGAAAATTTGATCTGATGGACGTGCGATTTAAAAAACCATTGGTGGACCAGAAGTCGATAGATGACATGGTGAAAGTTGCAGTGGAGGAGCGTCTGAAAGTTAtgggaagaagaaaaaatccCCAAAACAAAGATAACCTCTCAAACGTCGTCGCCGACCAACAACCTGAACCGTTGTCATCACCACAGCCTAATACCCAGCAGAAGTCT GCAACTAAGGCTGAAGACTTACGTCGCCACTCCACGCGCAACCGTACTATAAAGGATGAGGATGCagaagataagaaaaaagcTGTGCAAGCAGAGGCTGTGTTGAAGAGGAAGGATAAAGCTGCCGCTAAGAGAAAAGCGGCTGCCTCAATGAAGCAAAAACAGCCTGAGTTAAATAAACCAAAACAGGCTGAGTTAATGAATGAAAAACAGGCTGAGTTAAAGAATCAAGAACAGGCTGAGTTAATGAATGAAGAACTGGCTGAGTTAAAAAATCAAGAAGCCGATAATGAGAAGAGAAAGAATATAACTACACCGCGTGCCAATGTAAAAAGATGCAAGGTTGAAGATTCTGTAGAGGGCAGTGAATTTGCTGTAATGACCGACGAAGTTCTTGCGGAGGAGAATGAAATCTTGCCGGAGTCGCCTATGGAGAGTCAGGAATTGATTAGATCTGCTATAGTAAAAGAATATCTGGAGAAAACAGTTAAATTATCTCCACAAGGGTTTGCATTGTCTGAAGGTTCTTCAAGACCAGTTTTTCCTTACATTGGAGACAATGGAACGACGTGCATGAGGAATAATGTTGAGCCTTCATCAGCAATATATGACCCTCTAGCACCTGTTGATCCGATTGTATTAGATAAACTTATGCAACACATCTCGAGAATTCCACCCAAACCACCAGCACCAGCAAAGAAAAGAGTTGTAAGATCTTCCGCTCGTGAGGGTGACTTCTACAGCATACTCATCCCTGAAAGACCGTGGCCGCATAGCCAATATGGATGGTTGTTTGATGAT CATATCTCTGCGTATATTAACGTCCTCATTAAGAGGTCCATGCGAGATCCCACCCCATTCTGGACCAAGCGAATTGCCTTCATTGATCCTTGGTTCTTGTCTAAGTGGGTTGACGATTACAAGCAGTTCAAGATAAAACctaatatgatgaagttcacaGGGAATGGTTATGAAAATCTTGTACACGGTAAGCTTCCCTCTAACTTTCAAACAAACTTGAAGTGGTATGAACACGTGGAACACTTGTACGGATGTCTTCAAACCGGCAGAAATCACTGGGTGGCTTTTCACGTGGatctgaagaaggagaaggttGATTACTATGATTCAATCATTGGAGAGGTAACAGCCAAAAGTGAGAAGAAAATGCTTGATTCATTTAAACCGATAACGCTTATGCTTCCCGATATTTTGAATCAAAACATTCCTGCCAATCTCCGAACCCCGAGTAGGAAGAAATTCGCATTCAGGAGGAGGAGCAAAAGGTACACTCCACAAAACACCCAGATTGGCGATTGTGGGGTGTATGCGTTGAAGTTTGTGGAGTGTCTAGCGCTTGGTGTAAGTTTTGCTGGGATAAACGATAAAAATATTCAAGGTTTACGGTTGAAGATGGCGGCAAAGATCCTCAATGAAGGAGAAAACAGGGCGGAGAACAATTAG